ataaagagatctcaataaattatgtcatgaatggaatacgatgaaaccgagatgaagtcaacgttgacaatatttttgcacataataaataataaagcgctatatatgtgataaatgacaatgaggatcataaatcaaagtctattaaggattatagacaatgaaatgattgactaaatagatagacgcaattgatacaaaattaaactagctttgcaaagcgaaatgtttttggaccagtagtccatttcatctgcagatggagataaatcgatatgaataagttttcaagagaaaaataataaaaacaaaatgtttagagtttgaattgttattcaagtatattgataaatgtcaatcattgattttcaagaatcatattcacctgaagtgaattcaaaaattaattaagttgagtagcatctgaaatactcaattcatgtgaaatatgtgttttaacctatttgactggctcacttgataatgatgatccctggaggatttagttatatttgacaatgaattatttatatctgaggcttatattaatgataaaatatcatctagactcccgaagagcttatgagatattctcatttaatttaataagattatatagcaaaagtgttaaaacagtttgacattgacaaatctaatttgttgtatactaaaaatggttgcaatgtcatttgatgtgtcatgcctcaagaaaatgatgaacaatttgaattggtcatgaagtaccatatcttaattcaattaagctcactaatatatttgctataatttcgtagtattttatttttgcctattcatccaacccaaatattgaagtaAAGCAAAACATACAAGAAAGTtgagaagatgtttttgttgaggattgtaattcaacacatacaagaaattcattgttttattacaaaatgatggttcctgcaacaactcaacatgaagataatatcagacgcagtgctaatttagagaagagtataataaagaagGTATGTCAGATTTTTCTACAgagtcaacttttagtaaaactttggagcagctagtacagaagattatttgatttttcatttcatgtataataattgtctttatgagggggagatataaatatgttctgcactctttttcccttcaccgtggttttgtcccactgggttttcctggtaaggtttttaacgaggcagttcacacacaaaggatgttgtactctttttccttcactatgatttttcccactgggtttttaatagtaaggttttaatgaggcatatcatcgatggacatccaatggggagtgttatgaataatatagatgtggatgtccattagtctatgcccatattcttggcccatgtaatctcctatatatatgactatctcacaatgtaaaagatacaccttgaatagaacaatacaatagtttattctctcttctctttctctcattcATCTCTTCATctttattcttgttattctctaggaatagttcataacaatttcaaaatatattttattttgtttcattatTTTTGGCCCCCACCTAGAAAATTGGCAAGCTTCGTCAGTGTATGAATATGAACTGGTCGTATCTACGGGATATCAacgatataaaaaaaaaatagacactcATAACTCCTTTGATACATATCGAATGCAATTCAAAAATCATTTTGGCGTATCGGTGCTTCAGAGGCCGAAACTCAAATTTTGAAAACACCTAAAACTCTTTCTCTTACATACGAGTTTATAAACGTTGAAAAACTCTTGCTATCATCCTTCATCGATGACGAAGAACTCTCATCCTTCACCGATGGCATTTTCTTTTGCTTCTATTTTTATGGTCACATTCATTGTAGTTAAAATCACAATCCGAATCACGAAGTCAGACAATTTTGCGATTGTACTTGCCCTATGAGTACATGCAAAATCGGACTTCGGTCAGATCGGGTCAAACATTACTAATTAATGATGGAATCCTATGATCTCTGACCCAATTTAAATATCTTCATAGCCATTTAAACTCTAGATCCTAACGAACATAGGCCGACTGACCCTATAAATCCAATACCATTATTTTCTCTTGTAATACAGATACAAGATTAAATCATGCTACTTGCAAATCATACCATACCATTTACACATGATCATTCACGTTTTATTCTTCAACATGACAGTGTTATGTAATTGAAAACAAATCAAATGTAAAATTAATCCAACACAATCAAATCAAGAAAAAATTTGCTCAACAAAGAGAGAAGAAATGCATCTAGACTTGAATGTAACTCAACCAGGCATTACTCTCTAAGTAAAGCTCTgaaaataaaagatatcatAATTCTACAAAATCAAACAGGAATTTCTCAGCATAAACCAAGTTTGCGGAATAATTCACAACCCCCATAGCTCATGCTAGAGCAAGGAATGGGTCTAGAGTAGAAAACCAGAGGATTTTTTTTGCCATCAAGAAAAAACATGAAACTTGTTTCTTTAATCCCTTTCAATTTGCTGCAACATTCTCATCTAGTTTCAAACTATGTCCTTGTACcccaaagataaaaaaaatatatatgctGTCAACCTCATAGCAACAATTGAATGAGGATatttatgagaaaaataagaatCAGGAGAATGCTCAGCAATgagcatataaaaataaatagagataaaaaaaaaactattcggCTACTCAATTAATCTGTTGTATGATGTCAAGTAATGAAGGAAATGCACTTCTTGATATAAATGCAGTCAATCAAGAAGAACCATGTCATTCATTGTCTTTGTCTTGGGCCTACTGAACCCCTATCCAACGAGCATAATCCACCCATCTGTAAAGGCAAAATTATATAACATGAGTCACTGGCAACAAGAAAGCTTCTTTTACAAGTAATCAGAAAGATGTTAAATTTCTTACAATAATGAACCCAAATATGTATTTCCGGTCCGAGCAGCAAAGCAAAGAGCACCGAGTACAAGCTTGTGCTGGTGCAACAAAGGTTCCAAAAGCCTTTGCTCAATAATTCCAGCAAGAACTTGGTACCTGTCACGCAAATCATATTCTTGATTTTTTAGTAGAAGCTTTAGAGAGCAATCTATATATTCAGTTACTACTGCAAACATGAACAGCTCGAACATTTTTAATATGATGGAAAGTGATCACTGTAACATACATGATGTGGCAAAAGATAaagttttaatttatataccGTGAAGGTTCTTCATGAAGTcatacaaacattaaaaaaaaaataatgaacatTTTCCATGCAAGCTTATTCATAGATTTTAGAATAGCTTCGAAAAATTCATCACTAATGGTAATCACGTAATCCTTTTACCTGAGATTGCTAGAAACTGCCATATAGACACCATAAGCAGCACTGGTAGACAGTATAGGAACATTTTCAATTTCCTCCGCAGAAGCCTTATTAACAGCCTTCTTTGCGTTAATTGCGGCATTTGTCACAGCTGTCCCAATCTGGATGAAAACGAAATGTAAGTGTTAGTGTTTGAACCCAGTTGATTCCAGTTACACTTAAAACAACAAATGCAAATAACATGGGaagattttttattgaaataaaaggCCGTAATAAATGATATAGATACTTGACAAACATTTTTGGCCCTTCACTATCTCATTCTTCAGAAGCAGTAGATTATAAATGATTTCAAATTCATATTTGATGACCAGATGCAAAAGTAGTTTATTATATTAGAagatatatattatactaatcAGTTCACCCTAAAAATCCGTGGGGTGAAAAATAAGTTCAATATAAATAGTGCAAGTGAAGGACCAAGATTTAGACTTGCACTGCAAAATCATGAGTCTGCTTAACTTTTGTTAATGCTAATTGAATATACATCCAGATGTGCTCATAAAATTAATGTGAAGAGAAACTAAAATGAtgtaaaaacttataaaaaaaattataaaaccagAAAGCAAAAGCAATATCCCAAGAATGATGAGAACTAACCAGTGATGAAGCAGTTCCAACTGCAAAAAGCTTGGACCCATTACGCTGTGCAAGGTAACCacattttttataacaattagCCACAGCCCAAAGGAAActaaaaaaaaggataaaacaGAAGTCACCCAAACTGTACATACCACAATTGCACCAATTCTCTGCAAGAAGGAATATGATGTTCCAGATAGAGCAACCTGTGGAAGGAAATTAAAAATGTGATAAGTAAATACTAAAACTTAGTTGTGAAAATTGTTTAGTAATGAAAAGCATGTCAAAGTAATCCATGGGATATATAAAGACCTGGAATGCATTATCTGGGCAGTTGTGGAAAAACTTGGTAATAGCCCCTGCACTAACTCCAAGTGGTGGTCTAAGAGAAACAGTAGGTGCAGGTAGATACACTAGCATGAAATCTGCGAGTATAGCCATGATCTGAGAACAAAATAAGTAATACGGGTGTTACGGCCTTACGGGAAATGACTGCAATTCATGTTTCACAGGAAGCAATATTTTCTCTCAACTATAGCATGTACAAAGTGCAAGATAACAGAGAAATGTATAGAGTAAAACAACAAAGATTAGGACCTAACAGCGAAAAGACATTCTTTGATCCAAATAAAAGAAAGTGTTTATCAGTAAAAGCACTTAAAGTAGCATCAATAGTATTAGGACGTAACAGCTAATACCAAAGAAACTATTGTTGTTGGTTTCTCCAATTTGTCTACAGTCTATATCATTCTTcattatatttttgacaatttgaACCATCGGTCTCATGATGATTTTATATACCAGAACAAGTGATGACAAATGCAACATACAACAAGAGGAAAATAGAAAACTATTTTGTCAACAGATATCTCAAATTCTATTTCTAGTTAATCAAAAACTTTGAAACACAATGCATATCAGAAACATGTTGAAAATAATCTGTTGCAAAGATGAAAATGCTAACAAACATACACAAAATAACATTATGGGCAAAGAATAGCATTATATCATGGTCATATCCATCACAAGGTGTCATAAAACAACAACTGCAATTAAGCTAGGAAATTCACAGGAAAAAATTCTGAGAAATCGAGAATATGCATACCACATCACAGAACACAATTTCCAGCTCATTGAAAAAGTTCTCTCTCCGGCGATCATACTCAGCAGCAGTCTAAGAGAGACAAGAAATACAATTAAGAGAAGATTGTCAATTAGCATATAAACATACAAAGTACACAATTAgatcaaacataattaaaaaaaaataaataattaaaaaaataaagtaaacaGTTTAATTGCTTTTTTAGCTCAACAAATTTCTTTTAATAACAAATTATATCGATTACAGAGAATAGTAGTACAAGTAGGACTACACCCAAATGATGGGAAGAAGTACAAGAGGTACTACAGCCTCAAAAATGAAGACTTTAGCTCAACAATTAATTGTTAACTAACCCAATCTTCTTGTTCAAAATAACAGTACAACTCATTACTAATCTATGAAGCATAGACACTCCTTTGATTATGCATGTCCCGgtaatctatgaagcacaaacactctTTGATTTAGCATGTCCCGGTGTCCAACACCGacacattgaattatgtcattttctcaaattattatcggcgTCGATGTGCCAATATTGTCTAGTGTTTGTTTCTGTGATTCATTGTAACTATTAACTAATCACATGTCAAAACactcaatttaattaaatttttattccaCCAATAACCAAATTTAATCTATTCAATCAATCCcccaaatcaaataaaaaaacattgttaTCAACGCCTTGTCATGGTTTAATTCCATTACAATTCAGCAAATATGAATAAAACACAAAATGAAACAAGAGAAAGAGTTAAACCTTATAAGCTAAACAATAAacgaaattgaaaatgaaaaaacctTGGTGAAGACGCCAACGCCGCACTCCATGCCGACCTTAGCAAGGAAAAGATCATCAGCGAGAAGACGCTCCTTAAAACCAGCAAACTGAAGCAACCACCGCATAAAAGGAGACTTCTCAAGCTCCAGAAACCTCGCAACAACAGATGCAGGAATCTTACCTTCTTTGATAGCATTAGCTAGGTCTGCCGGCAAACTCTCCAACGACCTACCTGCTTGCGCCAACAACAAAAGCACCTCATTCACTCCGCCGTGTCCATGTCCATCTCCATCATTGCTTTCTCCGCCGTCACCGTGTCCGTCATTACCTTTTCCATCACCGCCGCCGCCACCGTGACCACCAAATGAACCACCGTCGTCGTGACCGCCGAATGAACCACCGCCGGTGGAATCACTGGAATGGAGAATGAAGAGAGGATCTGTGCGGTGATTGATGCGGAGAGAAGGAGAGGGAGTTAGACGGAGACGGAGGGAAGATGGAGAGAAGGAAAAGGAAGGGATGGATTTAGGAATGGAAGGAGATTGAGAGGAAAGAGAATGGGAGGAAGGAGGAAGGAAGGAAAAAGCGATCGACattgttgttcttgttcttttctttctttgcttTCTGCTTCTGATTCTGATTATGCTTTTGGCTTTTCACTTCACTTATGAGGCTGCGCACGACGACTCACTCAGGAGGTTTTTTGAGAGTTATGACTTGTTTTCGACTAATATACTTATatgaatttattgttttttttttttttagtaaaattcaataaaatagaATTTTCATTTTGTAGTGTGATGATGTGACTGccacctttttttattttttttgacaattgccacctttttttttattctttacaatttatttatttatttgagacTATGTTCTCGTGTAATAATCTACTCAAATCTCTCCTAATTACTAATTCAAttctaattaaaatgatttgtgAGAGAtacttatattcttttttcttttttataaaaagatacttatatatatatatatatatatatatatctatgtgagcttaactcagttggtagtgACATCGCACCATATATGCAGAAGTATGGATTCGAATTCGGCACACTCTACTTATTCGCTTTTAAGGTAGATTTTCTAGctactaggctacttgacaaaaaaaattaatacttatATACTAATATAGGGTAGAATTTATTAATTGATTATAGTGATTGATcggtattttgattttttattttttatttatttttagtgcTAAGAGGTCAaacttttattattaaattaaataaataaatggaaggAATATTGGCAGGAAGAGGAAGTGGTTGTTGGATTGGTTGTTTGTTTCCTTTTTCCAGCTGAAGAAGACATTAGACACAGCAGGGGGGGGCGTTACTTCCTATATACACCTGTATATTAGGCTGATTTAATGTTAGGACGAAAATTAATGTATTAGGATTTAggaatatgattttttatatgtttccaAGCCTACATAAATTCCGTActagttcgatccccgcaactgcattCGGAAGGAGACTGAAAttacttgatgccagaactcgtcccgaactctggactactatgATGGCCCCCTTCATCTAGGAACCAGAgagtgaaaaccaaaaaaaaaaaaattacgtactagtataagataattttttttattattagtataCTACTTATTTAACATCAtcaggtgaataagtgggatgaccgagGTTCAAACTTTaacccctgcatatataatgcaatgtcctaccAAATAAGGTAAGCTTACGAGACTATTTAACATATGTTCTAGAGGTATGTTTGATTGTAGGAAGAAAGTGTGAATAGAGAAAGAGATGGAAAGAGCATGAGAAAAGAGAAATAGAGTAGATTTGTGGTATTGTTCAATCGAAGAGAAGGAAAAGGAAGGGATTAATATATTGCctatgttaacattttccttatgtAAAAACATAATTAGTATCCTTAAAAAGTTAATAACACAAAATCGAACAAAataatctcataaaaaaaagatggaacaaaataaaaagaatagaACGAAGTCATTGGTTTTAAGTGATTAATGCATTTTTAaccatttgtcaaaataaaaaatgcatttttaacCAAAAGATGGATTGATTGAAAAAACTTGAGTTTAACTTTTACGGTGAATTTCTTTTTAGGCAAATTTTACTTACTTCATGATCTAACTTCGAATTGTTAGAGTGGAAGAGAGTGATAGAGGGAGAGAATAGTTTCATCAATGAGCATTGATTTTATTGATCATATGCATACAATTTATAGAGATACAAATTGTATATATTACTTGGTTAACAAGTAATCATGGTTAACTACTAACTATACTAACCAAGGTTATCAAAATTGGACcagaccggccggtcggaccgtgaaccgggaGTAAAAGCGGTCGGGCGTGGTTCAGCGGTTCaacagttttttttaataacagggcaaaacgacgtcgttttacgataaaattcaattcaatttttttttaattgaaaaagatCAAATCACGCTCCAAAATCAGAAacacaaatcaaatcaaacctTCAAACCATAATGtttagaagaaagaaagaaaaaacacagGGAGGAAAAAATCATCATATGATTTAACAAGAAAATAGAGGTTGGTTGTTAttagaaacaagaaaaaatttgaAGGATGGATGGGTGAATGATATTGAGTGAGTGAATCCTTTTTTGTTTTGAGAAAAGTGGGTGAATGAATGTTGATGACAAATAGCCACAACCTTTTCATTTTCTGCAATCTGCACACAGCACACACAACAGCTTACTTTTTAGTTTCACAATTGCAAATTTAGAGTTAGGTTAATGTTGATGACAAACTAATTTTTTAGTGACCCAAATAAATGTATaagaaactaaataaataactatgtatttgtaatttacatgatattataaataaaaataattattctatcattttaattttttttttatatgatatcattttaatttttaaaaagtatgagaaattaatcccaaaa
This portion of the Trifolium pratense cultivar HEN17-A07 linkage group LG3, ARS_RC_1.1, whole genome shotgun sequence genome encodes:
- the LOC123917665 gene encoding protein RETICULATA-RELATED 4, chloroplastic-like → MSIAFSFLPPSSHSLSSQSPSIPKSIPSFSFSPSSLRLRLTPSPSLRINHRTDPLFILHSSDSTGGGSFGGHDDGGSFGGHGGGGGDGKGNDGHGDGGESNDGDGHGHGGVNEVLLLLAQAGRSLESLPADLANAIKEGKIPASVVARFLELEKSPFMRWLLQFAGFKERLLADDLFLAKVGMECGVGVFTKTAAEYDRRRENFFNELEIVFCDVIMAILADFMLVYLPAPTVSLRPPLGVSAGAITKFFHNCPDNAFQVALSGTSYSFLQRIGAIVRNGSKLFAVGTASSLIGTAVTNAAINAKKAVNKASAEEIENVPILSTSAAYGVYMAVSSNLRYQVLAGIIEQRLLEPLLHQHKLVLGALCFAARTGNTYLGSLLWVDYARWIGVQ